The region CAGTAGGATGACGAGCAGCACGCGCCGGCGAATGGCCTCGCCGAGCGTGGTGGTGGCTATAGAGACGATCGGCTTCAATTCTTGGTGTCTCCCTTGGTTCGAACGGCCTCTACGAAGAGGTCTTCCAGCCTTCTGCGGCGAGGAATCATGCTGATGATCTTGCCCTTGGCCTTCCTAAGGGCGTCGAGTACGCTTCCCGCGTCCTCGGTCTCCGGCATGTCGATGATCAGACGGCCGTCGTGAAGCGAAATCAGCGTGTCGGGAAGCTTCATGGCGTCGGCGACTTCGCGGGCCACGCCCTCGGCAATGATCTCGATTCGGCCTCCCCGCAGGAGGTCGTCCAGGCTGCCCATCTTTTCGAGCTTGCCCTTGTTGATGATTGCGACTCGGTCGCAAATGCGCTCGACTTCGCTCAACTCGTGGCTGGAGATGAACACCGTGCGTCCCTCGTCGCGGAACTGGAGGATCAGGTCGCGGATTTCGGTGTGCGCGATCGGGTCCAGGCCCGCGGTCGGCTCGTCGAGGAACAGCAGTTTGGGATCGTTTAGGAGGCTCTGCGCCAATCCGACGCGCTGCTGCATACCCTTTGAGTACTGGTTGAGCGTCTTGTGCATGTCGTTGTGGAGGTTTACTTTCTCCAGCAGCTGCAGGCACTTTTCGTTGTCGCTGATTCCGAAGAGCGAGGCATAAAACTTGAGCAGTTCCATGCCGGTCATGTGCTCGTAGTAATAGGGCCGCTCGGGAAGGTAGCTGATGACCCTGTGAACGTCCATATCGCCCACCTCTTTGTCGAGCACGAACGCCTCGCCGGAGGTGGGGTAGATGATGCCGAGCAGCATCTTGATGGTCGTCGTCTTCCCGGCGCCGTTCGGGCCCAGGAACCCAAAGATCTCGCCCTCTTCAACGGTCAGGTTCAAGTTGTCGACGACGTTGACCCTTCCAGCACGAGACTTGTAGGATTTTGTTAAATTCTTTATTTCAATGGCAGCGCCCAAAGCGGGTGGCCTCCCTCTTCTGTGAAGTCCGCGAGAGTATACCAGGGGTCCGGGTTAGGTTCCCCAGTGTCGGCTCGGTACCTCATAACGGCTGACCTGCGCCGGCAGTTCCCAAGCCTGTGATCAATTCGGGGAAAGGTGTGGCGCGGCGTCTGAAATCGGCAGAGTGGTCATCTATACTTCCTTGTATATGAAACCTGTTTACCCGACCAGAAGCGCATGGACCCTCCGCTCTGGCGCCCTCTTCGCATTGCTCGCTGTCGGCTCGCTTTCAGGCGCTCAGGACTGGGCCAAGGCCCGGGTCGAGAAATCCCCTAGGCATCTGGAATGGGTCAAGATCGACGCCGGAAGCAGGAAGGTGAGCAGTCTGGTCGCCTACCCGGAGGTCAAGGACAAGGCGCCCGTCGTCATCGTCATTCACGAGATTTTCGGGCATACCGACTGGATCATCGACGTGGCCGACCGTTTGGCGGAAGCCGGGTACATCGCCATCGCCCCGGATCTGCTCTCGGGCATGGCGCCAGGCGGTGGGCGCACCACGGACTTTAAGGACTCCGGCGCGTTGCGCGAGGCTATTTCGGGCTTGCCGCCAGACCAGATCACCGCCGACCTGAAGGCGGTCGCTGCCTATGGCAAGTTGCTGCCTTCCTCGAACGGCAAGACCGCCGTCATGGGCTTCTGCTGGGGAGGCGGCCAGAGCTTTCGCTTCGCCACGAACCAGGCAGACCTCAGCGCCGCGCTCGTCTTCTACGGTCCGCCGCCCGCCAAGGAAGCTCTCGCCAACATCACTGCCCCGGTCTACGGGTTCTATGGCGGCAACGACAACCGCATCAACGCGACGATCCCGGAGACCGAGGCCGCGATGAAGGAGCTGAAGAAGACCTTTGAGCCGGTGGTCTATGAGGGCGCGGGACATGGGTTCCTGCGAGCAGGGGAGGCACCGGACGCCAACGAGGGCAACAAGAAGGGCTTCGAGGCCGGCTGGAAACGCGTGTTCGAGGTTCTGAAGAAGGTGTTTGGCTAGAACTTTTCCTCGCATCCCGTCCTTGCGCTCTTGACCGCCAATTCGATAATCCGCGCCGCATCGGCAGCAACTTCGGGATCCAAGAGACCCTCGGGAACACGGCCAGACTGGATGCACTCCCTAAAGTAGGGCGCCGGACTCTTCGCAGGCGGGGCAGCGCCCTCAAACGTCCTCATCTCCATGCCG is a window of Armatimonadota bacterium DNA encoding:
- a CDS encoding ABC transporter ATP-binding protein — translated: MNLTVEEGEIFGFLGPNGAGKTTTIKMLLGIIYPTSGEAFVLDKEVGDMDVHRVISYLPERPYYYEHMTGMELLKFYASLFGISDNEKCLQLLEKVNLHNDMHKTLNQYSKGMQQRVGLAQSLLNDPKLLFLDEPTAGLDPIAHTEIRDLILQFRDEGRTVFISSHELSEVERICDRVAIINKGKLEKMGSLDDLLRGGRIEIIAEGVAREVADAMKLPDTLISLHDGRLIIDMPETEDAGSVLDALRKAKGKIISMIPRRRRLEDLFVEAVRTKGDTKN
- a CDS encoding dienelactone hydrolase family protein, with amino-acid sequence MKPVYPTRSAWTLRSGALFALLAVGSLSGAQDWAKARVEKSPRHLEWVKIDAGSRKVSSLVAYPEVKDKAPVVIVIHEIFGHTDWIIDVADRLAEAGYIAIAPDLLSGMAPGGGRTTDFKDSGALREAISGLPPDQITADLKAVAAYGKLLPSSNGKTAVMGFCWGGGQSFRFATNQADLSAALVFYGPPPAKEALANITAPVYGFYGGNDNRINATIPETEAAMKELKKTFEPVVYEGAGHGFLRAGEAPDANEGNKKGFEAGWKRVFEVLKKVFG